In the Rhodohalobacter sp. SW132 genome, ACAGTTTTACTTCCGTACGACCGATGTAACGGGTTCATGCCAGTTGCCGGACGGAGTGGAGATGGTGATGCCCGGAGATAATGTAAAGCTGGATGTATCGCTGATACAACCGGTTGCGATGGAAACAGGTTTGCGATTTGCGATCCGTGAAGGCGGGCGTACCGTAGGCGCAGGCGTAGTAACCAAAATTAACGACTAAAAAGGTTTCAACCCGTGGCTACACAACAAAAGATTCGAATAAAGCTGAAATCATACGATCATAATCTGATTGATAAATCAGCTGAAAAAATTATTCAGACTGTTAAATCAACGGGAGCAGTGGTATCAGGACCGATACCTCTGCCTACCAACAAAAACATCATTACTGTTAACCGATCTGTTTTCGTGGATAAAAAATCACGTGAGCAGTTTGAATACAGATCCCATAAGCGATTGATTGATATACTCTCTACAGGATCACAAACAGTTGATGCATTAATGAAGCTTGAGCTTCCATCCGGCGTGGATGTTGAAATAAAAGTGTAAGTAAATTCCAAAGAATACCATGAGCGGTTTAATCGGAAAAAAAGTAGGGATGACAAGCATCTTTGATGAACTGGGACGAAGTATTCCTGTTTCAGTTATTGAAGTTGAACCTTGTGCAATAACCCAGATAAAAACTGAAGAAACTGACGGCTACAATGCTGTTCAGCTTTCGGCCTTTAAGAAAAAGGCTTCAAAAGTAAATGGTGCTCTGAAAGGCCATTTCGACAAAGCGGGTGCTGAACCACGCAAGATTACACTTGAATTCAGAGACTTCATCCCAGAAGGGTTTGAACTCGGTGATGAATTAACAATTGAAGATGTGTTTTCAGTAGGCGATCGTGTTGATGTGGTTGGTACCTCAAAAGGTACCGGGTTCACCGGCGTTGTAAAAAGGCACAACTTCAGTGG is a window encoding:
- the rpsJ gene encoding 30S ribosomal protein S10, whose translation is MATQQKIRIKLKSYDHNLIDKSAEKIIQTVKSTGAVVSGPIPLPTNKNIITVNRSVFVDKKSREQFEYRSHKRLIDILSTGSQTVDALMKLELPSGVDVEIKV
- the rplC gene encoding 50S ribosomal protein L3, whose product is MSGLIGKKVGMTSIFDELGRSIPVSVIEVEPCAITQIKTEETDGYNAVQLSAFKKKASKVNGALKGHFDKAGAEPRKITLEFRDFIPEGFELGDELTIEDVFSVGDRVDVVGTSKGTGFTGVVKRHNFSGVGGQTHGQHNRERAPGAIGQASDPARVFKGMKMAGRSGNKRTKIQNLSVAQIYSDSNMLLVTGGIPGPNGGYVEIHNKSQS